The Sphingomonas carotinifaciens genomic sequence AGCGCATGACCATGATCGACCCTGATCCCCGGACCGACCGCGATGACGACGAAGATGCCACCAACCAAGGCGTCTCCACGACGGACCCAGCCGAAGGCGGCGACGACGCCCCCGACGGCGACACCGGCTCGCCCCAGGCCTGACGGTGCCGTCGTGCTGGCCGTCGTCATCGGCGCCCATGGCATCGGTGGCGAGGTCCGGCTGAAGGTGTTTGCGGACGACATGTCCGCTTTCACCACCTTCAACGATGGCACGCTGACGCTGAAGTCGTTGCGGCATGGTTCGAACGGCGCGATCGCCCGCTTCGCGCAGGTGAGCGATCGCAATGCCGCCGAGGCCTTGCGCGGTACCGAACTGACGGTGCCGCGTGACGCCCTGCCTCCGCTGGAGGAGGGTGAATATTACCACGCCGATCTGCTCGGCCTGCCCGTCGTCGCCGACGATGGCGAGGCGGTGGGTCACGTTGTCGCGATCGAGGATTTCGGCGCGGGCGACGTGATCGAGATCGAATGGCCCGATGGCCGCCGTTTCATGGTGCCGATGAAGGTCGAGGCGGTGCCCGAATGGGACGCGAACCGCCTGATCGTCACGCGCGCCTTTATCGCCTGATCGGGCGCTGCTCGCTCAACAGGTTGCGGATCGTCGTTGCCGCGACCCCGGCCTCGCCCATGGCGTGGCTGATCTGATCCAGCCCCTTGACCACATCGCCCGCCGCGAACAGGCCGGGGATGCTGGTGCGCTGATGATCGTCCACCTCCAGGCATCCTTCGTCGGTGGCGCGCGCGCCGGCCGCGACGGCCAGATGCGACCGGATGCGGCTGCCGAGCGCGGGGTAGATGCTGTCGAAGCGCATCCGCCCGGCCGCGGTATCCAGCGCCAGCTGCTCCCCCTCGATCGCCCAGCCGCCGCATGGCCCGTCCACCCGCACGACCCCCGCCTCGTCCAGCGCCCGCGCACATGCCTCGTCCAGCATATGCTCCGCCTCCGGCGCAATCAGCGTAACGTCCCGGGTGAACCCTCGCAGGAACAGCGCCTCGCGCATGCCATGATCGCTCGTCCCGATCACCGCGACACGCATGTCCGTCACCTCATACCCGTCACACACGGGGCAATAGCGCAGCAACCCACGCTCCAGCGCCGGATCGTGCACCTCGGGCAGCAGGCTCTTCGGACGATGGTTCACTACCCCCGTGGCCAGAAGAACGGTACGCGCCCCATAGGCCCCCTGATCGGTCACCACGCGGAACCCCGGGCCGTCCCGTTCGATGGCCGTTACCCGCGCCGCTTCCCGCCGGGCGCCGTAACGCTCCGCCTGTGCCAACATCGCGGCCAACAGGTCCTTGCCGCTGATCCCGTCGGGATAGCCGGCATGGTTGTGCGTGCACGGGATCATCGCCGCACGACTCGACCCGCTGTCGAACAGGCGGATCGATAAATGGAACCGGGCCAGATAGATCGCCGCGGTCAGGCCGGCCGGCCCGGCGCCGATGATGATGCAATCGTCCATGGCGGGCCAAAGCGCCGGAGCGGGATCATCGTTCCTTGTTATACGGCGTCCATGTATGGCACGCATGATCTGCATGCTGACCTTTCCTGCCTGAAACGAACGCCGTGACCCCGATTTTCCACGCCACCATCCTGACACTATATCCCGAGATGTTTCCCGGACCACTCGGGCACAGCCTGGCTGGACGTGCGCTGCGCGAAGAGCGTTGGGCCTGCGATGCCGTGCAACTCCGGGATTTTGCGACGGACAGGCATCGGTCGGTGGATGATACGCCGGCGGGGGGCGGGGCGGGGATGGTGCTGAGGGCCGATGTGATGGCCGCGGCGGTGGATGCGGTGGCGGACGAGGGGCGGCCGGTGCTGGCGATGACGCCGCGGGGGCGGCCGTTGAACCAGGAGCGCGTGCGCAATCTGGCGGCGGGGCCGGGAGTGACGATCCTGTGCGGGCGGTTCGAGGGGTTCGACGAGCGTCTGTTCGAGGCGCGCGACATCGAGCAGGTGTCGATCGGCGACTATGTCCTGTCGGGCGGCGAGATGGGCGCGCTGGTGCTGCTCGACGCTTGCGTTCGCCTGCTTCCAGGGGTAATGGGCGCGGCTTCGAGCGGAGACGAGGAAAGCTTCGAAAGCGGCCTCCTCGAATATCCGCAGTACACCCGGCCCGCCATGTGGGAAGGGCGCACGATCCCCGAAGTGCTGCGATCGGGGGATCATGCGAAGATCGCCGCCTGGCGCCATGCCAGGGCGTGCGACGATACACGGTCACGGCGGCCGGACCTTTGGGAGCGTCATGAGGGCGCTCGGGTCGGTCGCCCTCTGGCGCGCGGCGATGATTGAGG encodes the following:
- the rimM gene encoding ribosome maturation factor RimM (Essential for efficient processing of 16S rRNA) — encoded protein: MLAVVIGAHGIGGEVRLKVFADDMSAFTTFNDGTLTLKSLRHGSNGAIARFAQVSDRNAAEALRGTELTVPRDALPPLEEGEYYHADLLGLPVVADDGEAVGHVVAIEDFGAGDVIEIEWPDGRRFMVPMKVEAVPEWDANRLIVTRAFIA
- a CDS encoding NAD(P)/FAD-dependent oxidoreductase, encoding MDDCIIIGAGPAGLTAAIYLARFHLSIRLFDSGSSRAAMIPCTHNHAGYPDGISGKDLLAAMLAQAERYGARREAARVTAIERDGPGFRVVTDQGAYGARTVLLATGVVNHRPKSLLPEVHDPALERGLLRYCPVCDGYEVTDMRVAVIGTSDHGMREALFLRGFTRDVTLIAPEAEHMLDEACARALDEAGVVRVDGPCGGWAIEGEQLALDTAAGRMRFDSIYPALGSRIRSHLAVAAGARATDEGCLEVDDHQRTSIPGLFAAGDVVKGLDQISHAMGEAGVAATTIRNLLSEQRPIRR